The genomic stretch ATCATAAGAAAACTCAGAgagaatttgtatttctttttgtcTAGACGCTATACCGCACAGTATTTTGTGAAGACATGAAAAGCTATTCGTTATGTACAGTAAGcgcacagaactggaacaacTGAACAAGTCGTTTACAAAGAAATGCGTACACTTACTTCCGTCTCTGGAGTCAGCTGTCTCAGTGGGTTTCAGTCCTAACTCCTATGCCTTGGCGGATTTTTGGCTAGCGTAGCATTGCATAGCTAGCATATTTTTGGctaaaaaaaggcaaagtcaGCCGACACGAAACCATATCCGATTTAAGGTCTTGTGCTCACTTACTGATGAGAATGGTGACTACAGCCTGCTTTCTGTAACGAAGGGAAGCTGCGTCAAGACAATCATTTCAGTATCGGATTCTTCGTCGCAGTGTCAAGTTTTTGAGTAGGAGTGAGTCTGGTCTGCCTTGGCGGATTGTGCTCCTAAAAGtggcatattatgctactaGAAGTGGTCGAAATTTTGCCAAATTATGCCAGAATTCCCAAATTACGCTCCTCATTTCCGAAATTATGCTCACAAAATGACGTAGATTCTGTACGTATATTCGCGCATCAACGACACCAAATTATGATGTTTTtcaaataaactgttgttgtaaatttatttgtgttttatgGCAGTTTGTTTCGGCCCTCAGCTGTCCAAATTAGCTGCTTGCATCTCTGAACCGTTTGTAAAATGATCTAAAATGCCTGAACaaattatatttaaataaaaaattttcacacaTTTACAACAATTCCTGAAAAGCTGCACTATTTCCCGAGGGCGCATGCGTACGGAACTTCCTTCCCACCTTGAAAGCTCAAACTAATAAGTAGGAACCTGCATGTCATGCTCCAAAGCACTATTCATCAAGATGATCCAactaaaagttttaaaaagtttatcTAACACAACATAAAGCAAAGAATGTTAACCCAAACTATTGATTTCTGTAAGTTCATTTTTTTGAGGGAGTGACTACTTTCAGAAAATTTGCCATATCTTAaaccttgaaatgaaatttaaaaattgtatcTTGCCTTGCCTTCAGTAGACCCAACTGTTTACATAGTATTGCCCTTTAAAGATCAGCGATCGGCTGATCGCGTACGCAAAGATATCGATCTGAGAGTCAAGATCGATGTTAACGTAAAACCCGTCTTTACAAGCAGAAAACTGTCACAAACCCTGAGTGTCAAGGAAAACAAGCCCCCGATCGTCAACACTCAATGCGTTGTATACTTATTTCAATGTGATTTGTGCGATGCAAATTATGTCGGGTACACTGCCCGACACTTATCAACGCATAAGTGAACGCCGTTATTCAGCCATCGGGAAACACCTTGAAACACAGCAtggcaacaacagaacaaagacTGGCCATCTTTTCAAAGTTCTGAGGAAATGTAACAGCAAGTTTTATTGCCTAGTCTACGAGATGTTATACATAAAGGACATCAAGCCTTCTCTTAACACGCAAGCCGACGCCATTCGCGCCAATCTATTTACGTGACCCTttcctaaaatttttttttctcttattgtgTTTCTTACCTTGGGAATTATACCCATTGGACCCACAAatattttatgtattgtttcaaattttatttattcGTTTTACACCTTatactttttcacttttcaacttGATACTGGCGTAACGTAGCTCCGAAACgtcgttcacttttttaaatatattttaaaaatcttttagcgtttaactttttgatcaaatCATTTTCGAAATCTCTCCTAAGAGTACAGATCTGTATGAAATACTCCCCACACCTGAGGACACAATTTAAGGACCATGCTCAGCCGACTTTAATTTGTACTGGTCCAACTGACTGACTCTTTCTCTATCACTTCTGCATAAGTCAGTTAATTACTAGTCAGAGGAACTGAACGAGAGATTCAAAGCTGTTGTAAGTCGTAAAAAAGACCAAGATTGCAGTTCGTACCGCACATATGTTCGGCCGACCGGACCTTACACCCTTTCTTCAGATCAGACTTGGCTACAAAGGCTTGAGTGGGGTATCACGCCCTTTTCATACCACGCCAGCGGCAAGCTGGGCTGCTGGGAAAAGTGAGAAAGGAATTGAAGGGCCGACAGTCGAGTGTTACAAGTGCCATGCTATTGAGCAATCCCTGAAAAAATGCGAACAGTCTCTCTTGGTGGAAACTTTCCTCGTTCCCGCGCGCCTAAGAGAGCAAGGAAAGGTTTTGGGTTACCATTGAAAGGgtcataataattataataataataataataataataatggaaactttatttgtttttttggatgTACAATcgtaaatctcgctacgtataggcaatttacaaatgctgcttgagattggattattaaaaagaaaaaaaaacaaaaaacaaaaacaaaacagagcaaaaagaaaaagaaatcaaaattgcattaattCTGGACTATCCcagttcctatttctacaacaaataataataatgataataataatggctTTATTCAATATTTCCACCAGGTGGCTCTTCATCtgctaaaaaaataacatttgtaaagtaaaaatgtaaaagagGTAGGATAAGTAAGCAtataaaatatgtacaaataagGACCTATTTACAATGAGAAATAAAATGCCATTAAACTTAAAGGTTATCTTTGAccttttttattaaatacttAAAAGTCATCTTAGAGAACTGGTTAAAGTCGGTACAGTTCCTTATATATTTAGGTAAAGTATTAAAGCTTTTAGCAGCTTGATCTTGGTGGATAGATGCGTGATACTAGTAGGATTTTGAACAAGCTGCATAGCTGCATTAGACCTAAGAGTTCGATTGTGCTTAAATTGCTTCAGTCGCAAGTAACCTGGCCTTTCGTGAGAAAAAATCAGCAGCTGCCATTCAATGTGTTCTTTAACAGGTAAACAGTTAAGGTTTATGAAATCCTCTCTTTCAACCAGTTTGCCTACAACAAAGCACGCACATGCTGTTTGAATTATTTGGTGGCATTTTACAATGTAATGTGGTAAATTATGATAGACAACACAATTATAATAGAACTTGGAGCTTACTAGGGCCTCAACTAACTGCTTGCGAATATAAAATGGGAGAAATTCCTCAATTTCTTTAGGATTGCAAGAGTGCGATAGCAAGAGGCTGAGACTTGCTTAAGATTTTCTTCCAATTTAAGGTGGAGGTCAATGTGGATTCCACAAAGTTTTGCTGAGGATACACGTTCTAAAGATGTGCTTCCAACTCTTAGGTCAATATCAGTGTTGTCAAGTTCATGGTAGGAAGACAGTTTATTGAAAGATAAAAACATGTACTTCGTTAGTTTGCTAGGATTTAGGACAAGGTTAAATTGATTCGTTTGCCCAGCATTGTAGTTTGTCCACATTACGTTGCGTTGAGGCAATGCAAGATGTAACTTCACCAGGCTTCGATGCTTGATATATGGTTGTATCATTAGCGTATTGATGGCAAGCACAACTAGTTTTCCATGCAGATCAGCCACATATATGTTAAAAATGAGTGGATCTATGATTGAGCCTTGTGGGCCTACATACTAAACGCTAACAGATTTTGAATACGGTCATCAAAGTTTTAAATACGGTTACAAAGGTCACAAAGTGCTCTCTTCCACAGAGGTAGTTGACTGTTCATTTAATTTATGACCTTGAGAAAACCAAGAGCATTCATTTTCTCTAGGACAGACCTATATTTTACCAGATTTTACAGTGTCAAATGCCTTCGAGAAATTTGCTAAGACGAGCAGAGTGTATTCGCTCCGGTTCATTGCTTCCAAAATGTCATCACGTATGCTCAATAAAACAGATGTTGTAGAATGGCCTTTCCTAAATCCAGAAATGTTATCCTCAAGAACATGGCAGTTTTCTAAGATCTCAACAACGATACACGATTTCATTCCAGTggtagcagaaaaaaaaaataaacaagataAAAGATAGCCGGGTGTCCAAGGCAATATTTCGACCCGACCTGTAAATAGCCAGGCTGAACTGATTTCTGTTCGCTTACTAGCTGGGGTTTGGAGCGAGTGCTTTCAcctaacaaggatttttcatttAAAGAAATTGATTGTAATTCTTTCCCTTTCATTAGCACGTTTCTATGATTGGTAAGATTCAATTTGGCGAACGTCTGTGAGCCCCacaaagtttttaaatgcaACTTGAACTTTAATTTCTACTAAAACTCTTAAGAGAACTCCTTTACAGATCAATCACCGACGAAAAAGGGCACAAACTGGTATGCTGAAACTGCTGATGTACAAAAAACCTGTTTGTCCAGCTCTTGTCCTGTTATAGAATGTTCTTGAAACACTATGTAATCTTCTTATTACTTCGAGCGGTCTTTTCAAGTACATAAACGATACAATAGTCTACGAGATggtggagaaaaaaaaggactACGTAGTTATGCGCAGTCCATCCTCAATGAGGTGCATGTCCGCATGGTCTACTAACAACAAGTTCCAACTCCACCCCAGTAAATGCAATGGACTAATTAAGAATAACCTTGGCACGCTCTCCGACAAAACATGAACTTGTGGAAATCGATGGTTGTAAGATTGAAACAATACAGACAGTTAAGTTATTAGGCTTTTATCAGTCTCATgtaacaaaaatgacaaaaaaagctGCCAAACGCTTGTATTTTTTAGTGCAACTAAAGCGTGCAGAAGTATCACCTGAAGAACTGGTTCGGTTCTATGAAGCTTGCATCCCGTCTGTTTTAATCAATGGCTGCCAGGTTTTTCATTTTAGTCTTCCACAATTCAGTATCTAAGCTTACCTTTTGATCGGATACAGAAACGTGCTCTGAGCGCAAAATGCCGCTTTTGCCTTGCTTGGCTCATAACAGACAGTCATGCATATCACTCAGCGTAAACCTGTCTGTTCCAGCACGAGTACTTCTTCCTCAACAATTATTGCGTTTGAAAAAAAGTCGGCGTAACCGGcgcctaccacgcaggctaagGGAAATTAAAGCAATTGGGCATTCATGGTTCTTGGGTATCCTATGGTAATAAGAGTGATTAACTATGGTCAAGTGGTAGTCAACTAGAACGCTCACTTTAATTTccgccagttttttttttctaccaaaACGACAGTTTTAATTATCATGTAACCCAAGATATTGCACAAATATTTGATGAACGGATAATAGAACCGGTATGGAGAgcagcaaattaaaaaaaaatagagctCTGGCTGTACAAACAATCTTTTTTAATGCAATTTGTGCTGTTTGTTTTCTGATGTTTGCTTGACACACCTCGCGTTATCTGTACAACTTTGcatttcattctcatgcagTATCCCTTGATATCTTACCAGGACAAGGAACCCTGTTTATGCCCAGTTGCACTTTTACGTTCACTTAAAAACTGAAGGGCTGTATGGATGGAGCAGGGAGGAAGGTCCTAGCACCAGGAAGATCCAAGAAGGCGGATCATCCTAGAGCCAcgttttctgtattcagtttacatgcaaagaGTTGTACTTGTCCCTAGTGCAAGGATCTTCCTACCAAAGTGGTAGGTCGATGCTAGTGCTAGAAAGATCCTAGAACCATGTAGACCATGTAAATTGCCTTCGCTAGGAGGATCTTAGTACGAGAGACAAACGGGACTAAAACTGCGACGAATCGTTCAGTGGTTAATCACGGCAACGAAGGCCGACTATTTATATCATTTGGCGTTACTACGAGCTGATTATGCGATAATTCTGCTGAAGAGTAAGAGCCGAAGGGCTCATTTTTGATTCCTCGCTGATCCTTCTGATCTCTACTTGGGCACCACAAGGAAGGAaatttcaggggcggatctagggggagggtgcagggggtgcgcacccccccccccccccgagatgacctgcggttttctaatacaactggtattctgcaaaaaaaaaactatgtggtttattggtgttgaagtagagcaagagacgagtgcaccccctcctaaaaaaatcctggatccgcccctgaatttctgcatgtaaacctAGCGAAACGTACTTGTTCTGCCTTAGCTACTGAGATCTTCCTcgctccatgtaaacagcccctggATATACTCTCTGGCATAAAAGGTTTCCTTTGCCAGGTATCTTCCAGCTCTTGTATGTGGCATTTCCGTGCATATGTGATCAAAAGATACTATAACTGCAGGACTCTTTGCTCTAACCTCGAACGCACCCTATATTTCTACGATTACCGTAATTAGTACATGAACAAGTTGACACGATTGACAAGGTGAAAGAAGAATGTTTCGGCCATACAGAAAGTCCGGATTGGAGAATTTAAGTCGCTTATGGAGAATTTTGGTCAGTAACAAACTTAAGGTTCCAGGGTAAAATTAATAGTCTTTTTCGTATCCTTCAATAATTGGCGCAGCAAAATGCCTAGACCAGTGTTCCTTGATGAGCTCATTCGATGGACGCGTTTCAAGAAATACACTTTGTTTTTCACCAGCGTGAATATATCCCCAGACTCCTTTGAGTCGCGCAGGAATTTCAACTCCTTTGAGCTCCTTGGCAGCTACCCGAACAAGAAGAAGTTTAGGTAGCAAACTGCAATCTGAAAATCTCAAAGAGTCCCCTTCCATGAAAGCACCATTCGTACTTCTTAGAAGCGAATCCAACGCTTCCATTTTCCTTAACAGCGCTGCCTTCATCCCAGCTTCTTTGGAAGGATCTTGGTTTTTTATCAAGGCGcagaatttttggaaaatatcacTGCCCGCAACAATAGCTTCCTTGCTCTTGCTCCCGATGGGCGGATCCGGATATAACTCTTCCAAATACTTAGCGATAAGAGGGGGGTCGTCTAAAACAAGTGCTTCGTCCTCGTTGACTTGATGCACAAGAACTGGGACTTTACCAGTGGAGTTgatttcaaggaattttttcgATTTCTTTTGAATGTTAAAAGGCATTATCAATGGTTCGATATTCTTCAACTTGCAGAGCATTCGGACCTGATGGGTCAGCGGACAAGCTGCGATCGAAGATTCATCTGAAGCCGCCtatgaaaataaaaagcttGAATTAGCTGCCAGTTTAGCATACTCATATTATACATGCACCAACCTTtttccagggttctctcttCTTCACGTTCCCGCTCTCAGCGATAAAGTCTCTGATAGGGTCTTAAGATCACGTGTCTCCCATTCGCCACTAAAGAAACCCTTATGCGGCTTGTGTCCCGCAAGTGTTTGTGGGATAGTTACTGGGGACGCACTAGTCATCTATTGGCAATTTTTTCCCTGGTCCCTCGTAACgctcccagaagtctttgcgaacgTTAAGTCGGTCCAGTTACCTTCAGGAAgaagagagaccctgggaacaaTTAAGGTTACAATTTTATCCATGCCCCATAATGAACATGTTTTCTTGGTAACCCTTTGAGAACGGTGGCGCGGCTCATGCCCCTAAATAGTTTCATTCGATTTCAACAGAGATGCTATCTTGCAACATTATCTATTTAACTTAATTATTATAATTCAACTAAATTATTGCAATTAAAATGATATAAAATTTTGCCAGTGTTGTCTTCGATGTGAGCAATGTCAGACTTGCTCAAATGTTCAAGTTCTTATCATGATGATCCTCCTTAGGGCACTATAGCGTCGAAGAGGCTAATAACTCGTATCACTACCTGCCGAACCAGCACCTTGACTGCCGCAACTACCTGATTCTACATTGTTCAAAAACCTTCGTCTGACATCTCAGCTCACTCCCTATTGCAAAATATAGCTTTGCCGAGCAccaatttcactttttaagttcTCGATTTCAGAAATGCTTAGAATATGTGCGGCCAGGTAATCACATGAGTTCCATCTAGCTACAATATCACATCATTCTACCCAACAAAACTAGTAGCGAAAAAACAACTAGTAGCAAATTCAAACAACTGTTACGTTAACCGTAGACAAACTGTTCTCAATGAGAGTTGATAGTATCTCAGTCTTTGTCTCATGCGTCCTAGCTTCATGGAATAAACGGTTTCATAATTGCTTCAGCAAATCTATTTCAACAGCAATGTTTACCTACCCTTACTAGTAGAAAATATCCTGATGTTAGCTCAGATCGTGAACCGATGGACATTTCGAAGAACTACCCGTTGGGAATTAGATTCGAATTGTACTTTGTTCAGTACGTTTGGGAAACTTTTGCAAGAGAGAAAATATTATTGCGAGCCGGGGCAACAAATTTCCAACAGAGCAGTTGGCGCAATTCAGTGATCAAACCAATCTTTTGTGGGCGGTTTTCATGCATCAGTGAAACACAATTGGTTGTACTGCACCAAAACAATCACCAGCAGGTAGAACTTTCGTGAAACAACGAGCTTATGCGCGAGATAACCCCGCATAATACACAAAACAACTTTCTTACAACCATTTTGATAAACAGTAAATTCCAAGAAATATTAAATGTTAATAACTGGACTGTTTTTGTTCTTATGGTGAACTGTAACTGATTGCTTGATAATTGTTgtaatttcgttttgttttactCCATGACAAACCATGCTGAACAAAATCGTGTACTATTTTTGCAATAGCATTGTGTGTTTAAGAATGCAACGTCGTGTGTGTGGAATGCGTAAAAACAATTGATCCAAAACAAAGTAGATAAGCCTAGAATTGATAAAGGATAGTTGTCTTCCTACACACTAATTAAGCAAATGCCGACATGACGTCTGTAAGTATTGTAAAGGGCAAAAAAGAATAGAAACTAAGACTATGAGAACAACTAAAGCCAAATTTAAGCCAATATATAATTTTTGAAGCTGCACCATTAAAAAGTATCCTGTTCTCGACtctgtttatttttctgttatcCTTGTTTGTAAATGTAACTATAGGAACAAGTTGCCTAGGTGCGTCAGAACCTAATATCAGGTGACTCACTCAGGGGGGAGGGCTCAGGGAGGACATGAACAAGTACGGTAATAGCCCACCCTGTCTTTCCACTACGTAAACCTCAGTCAGATAGATGCAACTTTTCATCCATTTTCTTCAATTAGGGCGATTGAACTAACATTGTCATCTTTATTTTTGGGCATTCCCTTCTTATAATTTCTACCGCAAACCCTTCTTTTACACTGACATTTGGCTATGTAGTATTGTTCTCCCTTGAGGTAAGAGAACTCGGTTTCTGTAGGAAAAAACTCATAACTGACCCGTGGAACAAGGCTTTAGACCACAGCAACGCAAAGGTTATTTAGTTCTCAGTTACGCAGACTTATGTAAGATTGCTAAGTCAACTTTATTTGGTCAACATAACCTATAAACAGACTTCTGACAAATTATATCTCGGCTTCTTTATACAAAAAGTGAATTCCCTTCCCAGCGAATATTCTATTCGTTGTACTTCTATGCTCTAGACTACTAATCGACGATGAATGCGTGAAACTACCTTACATCAAAAGAATGTGATTACTGTcttgttatttttcttgctatATAGCAAAAGTGTACACTTTGATACAAAAAAAAGCATCCAAAGAAGGCTTGAATTCACCAGGTTTTTGTGTATCGGTCATCGTTTCTTTCATTATTCTGGTCAAACGTTCCAGTTGTGAGGAAAAATATGCCTATGCATTTTATGTTGAAATATTCTTTaggtatttaattttttttctgttacattTGAAAACCGCTTGTGTTTGAATCTAAATTAATTATGGTCAGCTACACAGGATAACTACTGCAGTATGCCCAGAAAGGCATAACTGACTAGTAGAAGTTCTTCTACCAGAAATTACTGTAAGAGAGCAAACAAAGTCTGAAACAGAATTAACTTAACGAACAACGATGTAAGAAAATCAATGAATGATTAAGGTATTTTTTAACTCTGTGTTATCTGTTTACATTCATACTGAAACCAGTTATTATCTGGAAGTGCTCCAGAGCGCCTCCACGTTAAACACACCACAGTCTACGATGACGCAGGGAGATTTCGGTCTTTCGTTAAACGTTTCCTGTGCTTCGAGAATGTCGAGAACTCGAGCACCTTCTATAACTTGcctgtaaaataaaaaagtaagtaaataaacaatagaaatacatGTAACGTTATATAACAAAGCATCACGTTTATTTAAACCTCGGATTAATAGCGTAGTTGTAAAAGCCAATATCTccgagaaagaaagagagagagaataaaaaataactgcGTAAAGGTTTGAGGGAGTCCATGTATATTACTGAGTAGTAGTGTATTTATTCCTCCACATCGATCCACAAAATAAACAAGTTTACAGGAGAAAAAAATTAcgaaatcaagagaaaaggggCAAAAATATTAAACCAGAAACCCATATGAGTTTCTGATTAAACCTAATAGCTTGCCCTTATAGTTGGAAGAAAAAAGTAGGATTCTCAATTAATTGAATAGGTGGTTCCTGAACGGACGgagctacagtggaacctcaaagGAATATAATGAAGAGCCAAGAGGCTGGCAAAAtctgttcgctataacgaggcttcgttatatcgaggttcttttacATATATTTTACCATTACTGGGGCTAAAAAAGTAGTTCGTTATACCGACGACTTCGTtgtatagaggttcgttatatcgaggttctactgtaaaaAGCAAGCGGCCATCTTTCCTGTCCGCTGACCGGCTTTACGGGtcttttattcattttgtttgttgtaTGTGTCATGTAACTTACCCAAAGGCAACATATTTGGTGTCCATCCATGGTGCGGGCTGTAGCGTGATAAAAAATTGAGAGCCATTTGTATGTCGGCCCCTGTTAGCCATACCAACGATCCCTCTTTTGTCATGCGCGATGGAAAAGTCTTCATCTGAGATGGAAGAAAAAATGAACTCTAAAGAACTACAGTATAGCAGAtggttcttttaaaaaaaaaaaaacaatttggctgCACTTCTCATCGCAGTTAAGTTGCACTGGGTTGCATGTGGACAAAACTGTCTCAATTTACATGTAACAAAGTAGAAAGACAAACCAACATTAACAAAttgcttgaaaatttttaaaaaacagcataaaactgtaaaaatcgaaatacaattaaaaacaaactaacagAAAAACCGACCGATACCTACTGACTGCGAGTAGGGTAGGCACCACTCGAAACCAATGTAGCCTACGGATAAGCTGCCATTTGTGGGATATCGAAAAAAGTTTCGCAAGGGTGTCACGCGAGAGGAGACGGAAACCCTCGCGGCTGGCTTTTCGCtactataacatatagccttgtagtagctcaaccagtcagaacgcagcattgataatagaccactaggtggattttactaaagtaGGATACCCATATACCCGAATACCCGACACCCCTGGCCAAGCCTGACTTTTTGAGGTACTCATGaatttaaaaagtgttttttgaagcATTATACCTTCAAAGACGGGACCAAAAATCGACTCTCCACCAGTGCCTTTTCCACCTTCAATATCTGCGAACACCAAACACAACTATATTCAGTTCAAACGACTTCAGTTTAGAGTCCTATACATACAGCTTTATGCCCTGAGTACCACTTAGCTACGGGTTTCCGCTGGGGTTATTGCGCAAAAGTTGGAGAGAAAGTgcgaaagaaaaatggaaaagggGGGAGAATGAGGGCAGAAGAGGTTTCTTTTCTCCTCCCGTTCCTTCGTCAACCCTTATTTTCGCTCTCGTTacaactttttcaaataaaaacgcgcggaaacgcttgctacgcaggctagatgcTACCTTACACAGAAACAGGTACTCTTCACAAGGATGGCTCAAAAGAATGGGGAGACATTCTCGCGCTTCCGAACAATTATTTATCCCTTGAAAATTTGGCGGCTGCGCAAACGTTGTCCCCCATAatcaaaattcttaaaaaaaagtaaactcTAATTACTAGtctgaaataa from Porites lutea chromosome 1, jaPorLute2.1, whole genome shotgun sequence encodes the following:
- the LOC140940557 gene encoding chloride intracellular channel protein 2-like, with translation MSIGSRSELTSGYFLLVRAASDESSIAACPLTHQVRMLCKLKNIEPLIMPFNIQKKSKKFLEINSTGKVPVLVHQVNEDEALVLDDPPLIAKYLEELYPDPPIGSKSKEAIVAGSDIFQKFCALIKNQDPSKEAGMKAALLRKMEALDSLLRSTNGAFMEGDSLRFSDCSLLPKLLLVRVAAKELKGVEIPARLKGVWGYIHAGEKQSVFLETRPSNELIKEHWSRHFAAPIIEGYEKDY